TGTTCAGTTCTTCTGTGGTCTTTGTGATCGTTTCCATACCAGAAGCTTCCGGCAGCAGCATGTGACGCCGGGTGTGATGGTCAAAGGCAGGAAGATCCCGGCTGTCACACGCAACATCACATGCCGCTTTTCCGGCCGTGGGTGCCGGGTCCTGCAGCTTCTTCAGCGCCGGGGCGGCAGAGTACTGTGGGCTGGTGGTAAATCCGGTGCACCTGAAGACCTTGATGGAGGTCACGCGGCTTGGCTCCTTCGCGGCCGCTGCCGCAACCCTGGGCTACACGGCCTCTGCCGTCTCCCAACAGATGTCCGCACTGGAACGGGACACCGGCGTGGTCCTGTTCCAGCGCTCGGCGCGGAGCGTGGTACCCACGGAAGCCGCCGTCGTCATGACCCGGCATGCCGCCAAGGTGCTCACGGACATCGAGGCACTGATGGCTGCCGCCGCCAAAACCCAGGACAGTGCCAGCCAGGAACTCCGGCTTGGAATCTTCCCCAGCCTGGCAACGTATGTCCTGCCGCGGATCCTGAAGAATCCGGCGTGGAAGAACCTGGGCATCGACCTGAAAGTGTCCGTGGCCGAACCCGGGCAGACCATCCAGGGACTGCGCACCGGCGGTGAACTGGACCTTGCCGTGGTCTTCCAGGTGGGACAGACCGGCGTGGCGTGGCCGGCCACCATCAACCGGCAATGGATCGGGGACGACGACTTCCGGGTGGTCCTGCCTGCAGGCTGGGGGTTCCGGCCGGACGCGAAAGTAGCGGCAGACCACCTCTCCGAGATGCCCTGGATCATGCACCACCCCGGCACCAGCGACGCCATGGTGATCGAGCGGCTCTTCGCCGGCTGCAACCTCCACCCCCGGGTGGTGGCACACAGCGACGACTTCCACGCCAGCCTGGAGATGGCGGCCGCCGGCCTGGGCGCGGCACTGGTTCCCGAACTGGCGCTCCGGAACAAACCGGAGGGCGTAGTAGTGCTGGATGTTCCCGAGATCCGGCTGGCCCGGAACGTGTTCGCGCTGCTGATCAATGACCGGAAAACCGCCCGGGTGCAGCTTTTTGTTGACCTGCTGGCCGAAACCCTCGCCGGGATGCGCACCGCAGTCAATTAGGCCTGAATGCTGGAATGCTCCGCGGTTCGGGTCTATGTTGAGAATATGAACAAGGTAGCGAGCCAGCACTTTGGCGAGATTGAACTCAATCACGG
The window above is part of the Pseudarthrobacter sp. NS4 genome. Proteins encoded here:
- a CDS encoding LysR family transcriptional regulator yields the protein MVNPVHLKTLMEVTRLGSFAAAAATLGYTASAVSQQMSALERDTGVVLFQRSARSVVPTEAAVVMTRHAAKVLTDIEALMAAAAKTQDSASQELRLGIFPSLATYVLPRILKNPAWKNLGIDLKVSVAEPGQTIQGLRTGGELDLAVVFQVGQTGVAWPATINRQWIGDDDFRVVLPAGWGFRPDAKVAADHLSEMPWIMHHPGTSDAMVIERLFAGCNLHPRVVAHSDDFHASLEMAAAGLGAALVPELALRNKPEGVVVLDVPEIRLARNVFALLINDRKTARVQLFVDLLAETLAGMRTAVN